A DNA window from Pungitius pungitius chromosome 1, fPunPun2.1, whole genome shotgun sequence contains the following coding sequences:
- the ccnb3 gene encoding G2/mitotic-specific cyclin-B3, whose protein sequence is MPVPRGKKPAVTAGVPKGPRPSENQEEGAQVKRSSSPPHGAPKKRTAFIDITNAHKVQISLPGRKKKKETMKKKQQQPVRKASSSSVATKNQANLKKCSSESSEDSTAGRETAEEDGEENDEVVVEEEEEEQQEAAAPVEELVVEAPPAAKVPAHLQKQHVPAEFDIDSESSEDCYMCPEYAKDIFDYLKRREEKFVLCDYMATQPSLNAEMRAILIDWLVEVQENFELYHETLYLAVKMTDHFLARTPVNRELLQLVGSTTMLIASKFEERSPPCVDDFLYICDDAYRREEIISMEATILQSLSFDISIPIPYRFLRRYAKCVSAGMDTLTLARFFCEMSLMEMELVTERGSLLASACLLLALVTKDLGGWSPILQFHSGYRTAELAPVVRKLHRTLSAPPDDKLRAIRSKYSHQVFFEVASLPLVSGDLLDEALSQ, encoded by the exons ATGCCGGTACCGAGGGGCAAGAAGCCCGCCGTCACTGCGGGGGTGCCCAAGGGGCCCAGACCCAGTGAGAACCAG gaggaAGGCGCGCAGGTGAAGCggtcctcgtcccccccccacggagCCCCCAAGAAGAGGACTGCCTTCATCGACATCACCAAC GCTCATAAGGTCCAGATCAGCCTCcctgggaggaagaagaagaaggagaccatgaagaagaagcagcagcagccggtgAGGAAGGCGAGCTCCTCCTCGGTGGCGACCAAGAACCAGGCCAACCTGAAGAA GTGTTCCTCTGAGAGCTCTGAGGATTCGACCGCTGGGAGGGAGACGGCcgaggaggacggcgaggagaacgatgaggtggtggtggaggaggaggaggaggagcagcaggaggctgcAGCCCCAGTAGAAGAGCTGGTGGTTGAAGCCCCCCCTGCTGCCAAAGTGCCGGCTCACCTCCAGAAACAACAC GTCCCGGCCGAGTTTGACATCGACTCTGAGAGCTCTGAGGACTGTTACATGTGTCCCGAGTACGCCAAGGACATCTTTGACTACCTCAAACGCAGAGAG GAGAAGTTTGTCCTCTGCGACTACATGGCCACGCAGCCCAGCCTCAACGCCGAGATGAGGGCCATCCTCATCGACTGGctggtggaggtgcag GAGAACTTTGAGCTGTACCACGAGACCCTGTACCTGGCCGTGAAGATGACGGACCACTTCCTGGCCAGGACGCCGGTCAACcgggagctgctgcagctggtgggcTCCACCACGATGCTCATAGCCTCCAAGTTTGAG GAGCGCAGCCCGCCGTGCGTGGACGACTTCCTGTACATCTGCGACGACGCGTACCGCAGGGAGGAGATCATCTCCATGGAGGCCACCATCCTGCAGTCGCTCTCCTTCGACATCAGCATCCCCATCCCGTACCGCTTCCTCAGACGCTATGCCAAG tgtgtGAGCGCGGGGATGGACACGCTGACCCTGGCCCGCTTCTTCTGCGAGATGAGCCTCATGGAGATGGAGCTGGTGACGGAGCGCGGCTCGCTGCTGGCCTCCGCCTGCCTGCTGCTGGCGCTGGTCACCAAGGACCTGGGAGGATGG AGTCCCATCCTGCAGTTCCACTCGGGCTACCGGACGGCCGAGCTGGCGCCCGTGGTCAGGAAGCTCCACCGGACGCTCTCGGCTCCTCCGGACGACAAGCTGAGGGCCATCAGGAGCAAGTACTCCCACCA ggtgTTCTTCGAGGTGGCCTCGCTGCCGTTGGTCAGCGGCGACCTTTTGGACGAAGCTTTATCTCAGTGA
- the si:dkey-171c9.3 gene encoding uncharacterized protein si:dkey-171c9.3 translates to MAAVSSDQKVEEPSPEGLERSHLNTQLLEEFAQTLSGSIMESLRSQTGTLDPEVDQRASTFDQRQETLAEAMASAVIQAALREVFSTQSAADHMEASQSWKRCDSPSQAWPPVPGSLDYPDAPPTTPLLPELERSRYSFARKLKGGLARVYLPSPPPPTPKDEEDAGTAGDPRVELMEHLMRSLSTDDLTGDHPEAGSPRGAKVEALADAVSCDIIGSVLRGKSRETRGVDDDLHVLARQLAQTIITSSLHEAKTLL, encoded by the coding sequence ATGGCGGCAGTGAGTTCTGATCAAAAGGTGGAAGAGCCATCTCCTGAAGGCCTCGAGAGAAGCCACCTAAACACTCAGCTTCTGGAGGAGTTTGCCCAAACTTTGTCCGGGAGCATAATGGAGTCCTTAAGAAGCCAAACGGGGACGCTGGACCCTGAGGTGGACCAGAGGGCGTCCACATTTGACCAGAGGCAGGAGACGTTGGCCGAGGCGATGGCCTCCGCAGTGATCCAGGCCGCTCTGCGGGAGGTCTTCAGCACTCAAAGCGCAGCGGATCATATGGAGGCTTCCCAGAGCTGGAAGAGATGCGACTCTCCGTCCCAGGCGTGGCCCCCCGTCCCGGGATCCCTCGACTACCCCGACGCCCCTCCCACCACGCCTCTCCTCCcggagctggagaggagcaggTACAGCTTCGCCAGGAAGCTCAAAGGAGGCCTGGCGAGGGTTTACCTGCCTTCACCTCCGCCGCCGACCCCGAAGGACGAAGAGGACGCCGGGACCGCCGGAGACCCCCGGGTGGAGCTGATGGAGCATCTGATGCGCTCGCTCTCCACGGACGATTTGACAGGGGACCACCCCGAAGCGGGGTCTCCCCGCGGAGCCAAGGTGGAGGCTTTGGCGGACGCCGTCTCATGCGACATCATCGGTTCGGTCTTGAGGGGCAAAAGCAGAGAGACGAGAGGCGTCGATGACGATCTCCATGTGCTGGCCCGACAACTGGCCCAAACCatcatcacctcctccctccatgAAGCCAAAACGCTGCTCTAG